Proteins encoded in a region of the Natator depressus isolate rNatDep1 chromosome 23, rNatDep2.hap1, whole genome shotgun sequence genome:
- the ZC3H4 gene encoding LOW QUALITY PROTEIN: zinc finger CCCH domain-containing protein 4 (The sequence of the model RefSeq protein was modified relative to this genomic sequence to represent the inferred CDS: inserted 1 base in 1 codon), which yields MAVESPSAPPAAAASPPSPHSAPPSPSCRHHDSGSCGXPRPPPQLHHHGPDEREDGELEEGELEDDGGEEPQNASESHERGRKEKGEKHKSDSDEEKAHRRMKRKRRKEREREKEKRRAKKKRKSKHKRHASSSEDFSDYSEDSDFSPSEKGHRKYREYSPPYPLSHQQYQSSHSAPLPKKSYSKMESKNYSMYEDYENEPYGEYEGDEDEDMGKEEYDDFTKELNQYRRAKEGTHRGRGSRGRGRGYRGRGGRGGMRGRGMGRGGRGRGRGEHPEEEEEMYEEEMEYGDNEEPMGDEEYDDYSKELNQYRRSKEGRGRGLNRGRGRGPRGRGSKGMGRGRGRGGSRSGMGKGGGMNEDDDYYDEDMGDGGSGGNYRRNDHDKPHQQSDKKGKVICKYFVEGRCTWGEHCNFSHDIELPKKRELCKFYITGYCARAENCPYMHGDFPCKLFHTTGNCINGDDCMFSHEPLTDETRELLDKMLADDAEAGAEDEKEVEELKKQGINPLPKPPPGVGLLPTPPRPPGPPAPTSPNGRPIPGGPPPPPPPPLPPPGPPQLPPPPHEPLSPQQLQQQQDMYKKIPSLFEIVVRPTGQLAEKLGVRHPVPPPPRFPGPGGPPGPMPGPMHPDMHPDMHPDMHPDMHPDMHPDMHPDMHPDMHPDMHPDMHPDMPMGPGMNPGPPMGPRPPMMPYGPDDSPHSGMMPPGPPAQSFYDNFYQQQEGGLDMDSGLMGDPEDYGNYEDMDEPLAEHLFPDQSLEPDSLCEGGAPGLHKPSANIPDFLPSAQRALYLRIQQKQQEEEERARRLAESSKQERENEEGDPGNWYSSDEDDGGSSVTSILKTLRQQSSSRPHAQASHGEISGSIGPGVSDPRLQKAQPAGSSRPADPRVLRDPRLSRNADTCGPSSIGDAGPTDPRLARHIPTPALKPDAPHSNTAASQKAALVPEEEEGERALRDKPVSIPLDALPAHALRDPRSQLQQFSHIKKDVILNKPNFARMVLWSPEDLIPLPVPKQEFVPVPAALQSLPALDPRLNRPQNTGLSDPRQRGAAAQAEPATSSGTNIPDFELLSRILKTVNASGSPGPGQSDKPSDPRMRKAPADPRLQKPAEPAAARATKPAEPAQPTAATTPSSETAPTIAPYDPRLLTAGGLSKGSSQSSVLSGISLYDPRTPSSGGKAAESPSEGNASLKGPEASKSTNKAKEPLFVRRSALDQPEAEKAGADLATDRYNSYNRPRPKAAASSTAPAASSTPTQETAPQPGVHNLPVPSVYGMVKQTTKPGSGSPFAGNSPAQDSEQQDAGSLKDVFKGFDPTASPFCQ from the exons ATGGCCGTGGAGAGCCCGAgtgccccccccgccgccgccgcctccccccccagcccgcaCTCCGCCCCCCCATCTCCGTCCTGCCGCCACCACGACAGCGGCAGCTGCG CTCCCCGGCCGCCGCCACAACTCCACCACCACGGCCCGGACGAAAG GGAGGATGGGGAGCTGGAAGAAGGCGAGCTGGAGGACgatgggggagaggagccccaaAATGCTTCTGAGTCGCATGAGAGGGGCCggaaagagaagggagagaagcacAAAAGTGACTCGGATGAGGAAAAGGCTCATCGGCGGATGAAGCGCAAGAGGAGgaaagagcgagagagagaaaaagagaaaagaagagcaaaaaagaaaaggaaatccaAGCACAAA CGCCATGCATCTTCCAGTGAAGACTTCTCTGACTACAGTGAGGACTCCGATTTCAGCCCCAGTGAGAAGGGGCACAGAAAGTACCGGGAATACAGCCCTCCTTACCCTCTT TCTCACCAGCAGTATCAGTCCTCTCACAGTGCCCCCTTGCCAAAGAAGAGCTACTCCAAAATGGAGAGCAAGAATTACAGCATGTATGAGGATTACGAGAATGAGCCCTATGGCGAATACGAGGGGGATGAAGATGAAGACATGGGGAAAGAAGAGTATGACGACTTCACAAAAGAGCTGAACCAGTACCGGAGAGCTAAGGAGGGGACACATCGGGGGCGAG GCAGTCGAGGCCGAGGCCGAGGATACCGAGGGCGTGGAGGCAGAGGTGGAATGAGAGGGCGAGGCATGGGCCGAGGAGGCCgtgggagagggagaggtgaACATccggaagaggaggaggaaatgtaTGAAGAAGAAATGGAA TATGGTGACAATGAAGAGCCAATGGGTGACGAGGAGTACGACGACTATTCAAAAGAGTTGAACCAGTACCGGAGGAGCAAAGAGGGCAGAGGGCGAG GTTTAAATCGGGGGCGTGGCCGTGGCCCCAGAGGGAGAGGAAGCAAGGGGatgggcaggggaagaggaagaggcgGGAGCAGAAGTGGAATGGGGAAAGGTGGCGGAATGAACGAGGATGACGATTACTATGATGAGGACATGGGG GACGGAGGAAGTGGTGGAAATTACAGGCGGAATGACCATGATAAACCCCATCAGCAGTCGgataaaaaaggaaaagttatCTGCAAATACTTTGTGGAAGGCAGGTGTACCTGG GGGGAGCATTGCAATTTCAGCCATGACATCGAACTACCAAAGAAACGGGAACTGTGCAAGTTTTACATCACTGGTTACTGTGCGAGGGCAGAGAATTGCCCTTACATGCATG GAGACTTTCCTTGTAAACTGTTCCACACCACTGGGAATTGTATCAATGGGGACGACTGTATGTTTTCCCATGAGCCGCTCACAGACGAAACGCGGGAGCTGCTGGACAAG atGCTGGCTGATGATGCAGAAGCAGGTGCAGAAGATGAGAAGGAAGTTGAAGAGCTAAAGAAACAGGGCATCAATCCATTACCGAAACCTCCACCCGGAGTGGGCCTGCTGCCCACACCCCCTCGTCCTCCTGGACCGCCAGCTCCAACATCTCCCAACGGCAGGCCAATTCCTGGAGGACCGCCACCTCCTCCACCGCCCCCCCTTCCACCGCCAGGGCCACCCCAGCTGCCACCTCCGCCGCACGAGCCTCTCTCACCACAgcagcttcagcagcagcaggacatGTATAAGAAAATCCCATCTCTGTTTGAGATTGTGGTGCGGCCCactgggcagctggcagagaaacTAGGCGTGCG GCACccagttccaccacctccccgCTTCCCTGGGCCTGGTGGACCACCTGGGCCTATGCCAGGACCCATGCACCCGGATATGCACCCAGATATGCATCCTGACATGCACCCGGATATGCATCCCGACATGCATCCCGACATGCACCCTGACATGCACCCAGACATGCATCCAGATATGCACCCCGACATGCACCCAGATATGCCTATGGGCCCAGGGATGAATCCTGGGCCTCCAATGGGTCCCAGGCCCCCAATGATGCCATATGGCCCGGACGATTCTCCACACTCCGGAATGATGCCCCCTGGCCCACCTGCACAAAGCTTCTACGATAATTTCTACCAACAGCAAGAGGGGGGCCTGGACATGGACTCTGGCTTGATGGGTGACCCAG AGGACTATGGGAATTACGAGGATATGGACGAGCCTCTGGCAGAGCACCTTTTCCCTGACCAATCCTTGGAACCCGATTCCTTGTGTGAAGGAGGGGCTCCAGGGTTACACAAACCATCAGCCAACATCCCTGACTTCCTGCCATCTGCCCAGAGAGCCCTGTACCTGAGGatccagcagaagcagcaggaagaggaggagagggctCGAAGACTGGCCGAGAGCAGTAAGCAGGAGCGGGAGAATGAGGAAG GTGATCCTGGCAACTGGTATTCCAGTGACGAGGATGACGGTGGAAGTAGCGTCACTTCCATACTGAAAACCCTAAGGCAGCAAAGTTCAAGCAGGCCTCATGCCCAGGCATCCCATGGAGAAATCAGTGGCAGCATCGGCCCAGGTGTGAGTGACCCTCGCCTGCAGAAGGCCCAGCCAGCAGGGAGCAGTCGGCCTGCGGATCCACGTGTGCTGCGGGATCCCAGGTTGTCTCGAAATGCCGATACTTGTGGTCCATCTAGCATTGGGGACGCAGGGCCCACTGACCCAAGACTAGCAAGACACATTCCCACGCCTGCCCTGAAACCGGATGCTCCTCATTCCAACACTGCTGCCAGTCAGAAGGCTGCCTTGGTTCctgaggaggaagaaggggaaagagCACTAAGGGACAAACCGGTCAGTATCCCCTTAGACGCACTGCCAGCCCACGCTCTGCGAGACCCCAGGTCTCAGCTGCAGCAGTTCAGCCACATAAAGAAAGATGTGATCCTAAACAAGCCAAACTTTGCCCGAATGGTCCTGTGGAGCCCAGAGGATCTGATTCCACTGCCTGTCCCAAAGCAAGAATTTGTTCCTGTCCCAGCTGCTCTCCAGTCATTACCTGCCCTTGACCCGCGACTCAACAGGCCCCAAAATACAGGCCTTTCTGACCCCAGACAGCGAGGAGCAGCAGCCCAAGCAGAGCCTGCCACCAGTTCTGGCACCAACATCCCTGACTTCGAGCTGTTGTCAAGAATATTAAAGACTGTGAATGCGTCTGGCAGTCCAGGGCCCGGGCAGAGCGATAAACCGAGTGACCCTCGGATGCGCAAAGCACCAGCTGATCCCAGGTTACAGAAACCAgcagagccagcagctgccagagccactaaacctgcagagccagctcagccaacagctgctaccacgCCCAGCAGCGAGACAGCTCCCACCATTGCTCCCTACGACCCCAGGCTGCTGACAGCTGGAGGACTAAGCAAAGGGAGTAGCCAAAGCAGCGTGCTCAGTGGGATTAGCCTGTATGACCCCAGGACTCCGAGTTCAGGTGGCAAAGCCGCAGAGTCTCCCAGCGAAGGGAATGCATCGCTGAAAGGCCCAGAGGCCAGCAAGAGCACTAACAAGGCCAAGGAGCCTCTGTTTGTGCGCAGGTCTGCGTTGGATCAGCCCGAGGCCGAGAAGGCAGGCGCTGATCTTGCAACAGACAGATACAATAGCTATAACAGGCCGCGTCCCAAGGCCGCCGCCTCCTCCACCGCCCCCGCCGCCTCCTCCACGCCCACCCAGGAGACTGCACCTCAGCCAGGGGTTCATAACCTCCCTGTGCCCTCCGTCTATGGCATGGTTAAGCAGACCACAAAGCCTGGGTCAGGCAGCCCCTTTGCAGGCAACAGCCCTGCCCAGGACAGTGAGCAGCAGGATGCTGGGTCTCTGAAAGATGTTTTTAAGGGCTTTGATCCCACAGCTTCACCATTCTGCCAGTAG